TCAAACGGTGGATATGTATTTTTCTTGCTACACAGGAGAACATCATCAAGGAAATGAAAGCAGTTGGGGAAGCTGTAATTGGCAAAATCAAGGAGGTTATCCTGCTCAACACCTTACTGTGGTAGCATTAGTCTGCACAGCAAGTACAGCCTTGGGAGATGATGGTTCACCAGGAGGAGGTGAATTGGGACCCACTACAGGTTTAGGAAGTGGGCCAAATGATGGAACTCCTACAACCCCAACTCTCAGCACATTCTTTATGTATGTCAAAAAACTTCCAACAGATTTGAAAACCATTATCTATGATACAGCTAACACTGAATTTTATGATGGCTTAAAAAAGTTTTATGATTTTAATAATAGTCAGTTATCTCAAGATTTAATCAAATGGGGGTTACAATTCAAACAAAATAATGCAATTACTTGGGGAGACTTTCAACCAATGCTAACTTATGCATATAATTTTTTAGAACAGAATCCAGACACGGTAAATCCCGAACAAATATTTACAAGAATCCAAGACTTAGATAATGCCTTAGTGCAAAATCCCAATCTATTATTAAATATTCCATGTAGCGAATTACCTAAATGGCAAAATTTAGCAAATCATCCTATTCCAACCTCAATAAAAAACAGAATTTTTCAAATTAATGGACAAACAAACTGGTTTAGCGATGCAGTTATTCAAAATTTAGATTATTCAAGTTCTTTCACTATAAATATGGATGTATATCCCATTAAAATCTCAAATATGCCAGAGAAGGCACCTGGGATTAAATATACTCATGCTGAATTTTTTGATTATTTCAGAAAAAATATTAATAATTTTACATCTATTAGTCATGGAAAGTTTTATCCAGTAGTTGAACCCCAATTTGGAATTGATGACACACAGCTTTGGAATTCAGAAAATCCATTAGGCTCTTTAATTACAATTAAAATTCCAGCAGATAATGGAACTGTAGTTTGCAGTGGTTTTGACTCTCAAGCATGGATTTTTACAACTGTCAAATCTCCTTGGGATGGCGAACATCCTGTGAGTGGAAACAGGTTATTTGGATATTTTATTGACTCTTCTGGAGATATGGTTATTTATACAAGGGGCGTAGACCGATTTACCACTAAAGTATCTAATAATGCACTACAATACACTGTTGAAAGTTTTGGATATTCTGAAGCAAAAAAAATGTGGCAAACAATGCAACAAAAACTTTCATCATTTGTAAATAGTAAAAATGGCACTTCATCAATAATACCCGGGGTTGATTATACTCCTAATTATATTTTTGTAAAAGATTATTTACGAGGAAACAAATCATTAACTGCGTTAGGATGTCATTAAAAGAGTATACTATAATTAACAGTTTTATTTTTATATTAGTTATATTGTTTTTTACAATAATCTCAAGTGTTGTTATATGTTTTGTTCAATTAGATTTCTCATTTTTATTTTTATATTTTATTCGTAATATTGGTCATCTATTTGAAATTTATAATATTGTAGTTCTAATATTATTTTTTATTGTGGTTATTTTAATTACTTATTATAATGAAAAAGTAAGAAACTTATTTTTCATTACTATTTCTAGCTTAATTTTGATTGCAGTTGTAAATATTCATGACTTTAAATCTTTATTTATATATAGAATTCAACCTATAGACATATATTTTTATGCATATCTGAGTGCCTATATATTTAGTTTTTTACTCTGGAACATTCTTCTAAAAAAAATATGGAAGATTTCATTTATTGAAAAATAAAAAAAAATAGAATTATGATAAGTAAAATTTTAAAAAGTATTTTATTATTAGGAATTATTTTATTTTTGCATAGTTGTAAAGCTACAAAAGTCAATTCAATAGTCGGAACATGGAAACTATCCGCAAAATTTATTGATGAAAATTCTTATGCAGTATATTCCAATTCTGCCACACAAAAAATAATTAGTGAACGAACAGTGACATTCAACCCAAATGGAACATTTACTTCAAATGGTGATATTTGTAATAGAGGAATAGATATTTTAGACTCTTCTAGTGGAAAATATAATAAATACAACAATAAAGATGCTTACTATGTTTTACAACCTGACAAATGCATCGGAATTTCAGGAAATAATATTTTAGTTAGAGTTAAAAATAAACAATTATATATTGAATATCCCTCTATTGGATATGATTATCAAATATTTGATAAACAAATAAAACAATAATTATTATTGTACCTGAGAATGAATAAATGATTGGTTCTACTGACAGTAAGCCAATCATTTTTATTTTAGAAATATTATCAAAAATTTGATTATACAGATATCGACAACTCTTTAAAAAAAATAATGCCCCCTATCACCAGAAAACTATATCGAATTATCTTACAGGCCGATTTATAACCGTTGGAGAAATTGTTTTTTCTTTCATCTTATAATTAATAATTGAATCTACTTTTTTCGCAGAAATTGAATCAATATTCTTTTTCAAATTCTTATTGACAATTAATTTTTGTTTTTCAAACTGTGTTAAATTAAGATATCCAAAAAAAGATAACGCCCCCAAAACACCAACAGGTATATAGGCATACCATATTTTATATAAATCTCTAGTAGAAAATAGTATTAAAGTAACAAAAACTGAAAGAGCTGTTGCTAAAGAAAGCATAAATAATAATGATTCCCAAACACTATCTATAAATTTATAAGCTGGTATTGAAGACAAAACAAATGTTATAATAGCTGTAAAAATACTTATGATTTCAATAGCCTTAAAGTCTTTAGAATCTAAATTCTTTCCTAATTCTTCAATCTTTTTAATCTCATTTTTAAAATACTTTCCAGCATTGTATGATAGTAGCAAATTATCATAATGTTGTTTTATCTTTTTATAATCTCTTTCCGTTTTAAGAATTGGTGGTGGAAGAACAAAAGATGATGGATAAAAAACAGTTTCTAATCCATCAATTTCACACGAAACTAAACATTCATTATAAGGTAACATAAAAACAAAGTTAAAATTCAACTTTGCCCAATCTATATCTTTGCCATACTCCTCCATTTCTTCATGACAATCTTCAATCAAGTCACTATAAGCATTTAAAAAATTGATTTTTTCATCATTCAGAATTTTACTCTGTAGATAATTAACTAAATATTCTAAATATTTAAATCTTAAAAAATAATTATTGACCGAACCTTTTATACTATCTCTTATTTCTTTATATTTTTCAGTAATATTATTTATATTCTGTTCCTTAGAAATATATAAAGAAAAAACATTATTTATGGCATAATTATATATAATATTGTAGGCATATTTAGTAAAACTATTTTCATCAACAATAGTATCAGCTTTATCTTTTAAAAATAAAGCTATTTCATTCAGTTTGGAAAGATTCGGTTTTACATCTTTATAATACTTGATTAACTGATGTATTTGCAAAATAGACAAATCATTTAAAGGGTTATTTTTATATGATTCTACTCTTTTTTTTATAATATCCTTCCAATTATTAGAAATTATATCATACTGAGTATCAATGATGCCTATCCAATTATTTATAGTTTCATTATCACCATTAAAATCTTCTATTGTTTTTAGCGTACCACCTTCTAAATAATTGGAATGGTATGGATTAATATTTTCTATCCTTTTTTTCCATTTATGTTTTAGAAAAGCAACTTTAGTTTCTACAGCCGTTGAAATATCCGAATACTCATTAATAGTTATTCTATTAATTTTTACACCATATTCAAAAACCTCCATTATATACTCTTTATGAGTAGTTGGAAAATTTTCTAATCTGACAATGCCTAATAATGTAATAAAATAATTAACAAATTTTTCATAGTCTTCGGATAAATCACTCCCATCTATAATCTCCTCAAAATGAGGATTTTGAGCAAATAGATAAAAATTTTGTTCCTCGCTATATTTATCAATAATATCTTTTATAAAAATTTTATAATTTTCTATTATTACATTAATTGTAATTGACGATTCTAAAACTCTTTTTTGTATTTCATCAGAGAGTGTATTGGCATATCGTGGAAAATCTTTAATTTCATTTTCAGCACTGTCTAACCTATTATTAATTTCAATATTTGTAAAATATTCTCCTGAAATTAATGAGAGACATACTTCTCTAACTATGCTAGAGGTATATTTTTCAACTTCTAAAATAATTAAGGGTGAGCGAGCATCTATATCTGCTTGTTCAGAAATAGATTCCATAGATATAACAGTTCTTTGTAAATACTGTTTAAAGTCACTTATCTTACTATAAGCGACATCTATCGGGACAGTCATAGAAATTTATATATGAAAATATTTATTTTCACTCTTAATAACTTCTTTGGGAATTGCTTCACGATACAGCCCTTTAGATTTAGCAATGTTAAAATAGTATCTCCAAGAATACCAAGAGTGACTTAATTCTACTAAGTCAAAAGAAGACATTTTGATTAAATCGGGATTCTCAGATTTCAATTTTGCTATGCTTTCTGAAATTTTTGTTTTGATTTCATCTGCAAGTTCTGTAGTTTCTGTATAAATTCCTGTCGTACTGTAGTTATTTATTGTATAGGCAGTCTTTTTTTGTTTAATATCATCATATATATCTCCTTCAACATGCCCATATGGTAAGGCATAAAAATTATTAAAAGTTGAATCAAGTAAAGAAGAATTATCATCTTTTTTAGCTCCAATTGCTGTTGTAAAAAATAATAATTTCAGAACCTTCAAAGTGCTTAAATCATTGTCAATACCACCCCCATAAGCCTCTTTGTACCAATCAACTAACTGGTAAACAAAATAATCAAAAGCTAATGTTTTATTCATGATATCTAAATTAGAGTTTGCAAATATACGTGTTTTAAACTATTTAAAGTTATATAAAATATTTAATATAATAACCTATCCTACAATAATTAACGTTTTTTTATTGTAATATTTTAGGTTTAACAAAAGTACAATAGCTCAACGACAATACTCGTCGTATGAAAATTAATTACTGAAATGATTGGTTTTACTACAACTACACTATAGTAAAACCAATCACTCTTATTTAATCTCCAACAACAATTGGATAATTCTCATCACAATCTTTAAACAACTCATCAAACTTCTGAATAATCATATCTTTAAGGTATATAAAGGTTTTATCTAGCTCTTTAACCTTAATATAATTTTTCAATCTGGCTTTACTTCTTCCTTTCGTTGCATCAGAACCAAAATCCTGTTTCCAAAAAGAATATTCTAATTTATTTCCCAGATTTGCTATTTCTGTGTCATTAAGTCCCTCAGTAAATCTATCATCCACAATCATTAAATAATCAAACTTTTGTATAAAATCATTGAATAGTGTAACATTTTTCTGTGGGTCGTATAAATCACAAAAATTCAATATACCAAACTTTTCTAATTCCTTTGAGTTATACTTCAACTCTATCCTCATAAGCTCATAATCAAGCTTATTCTGTCTACCTTTATCATAAATCTTAAATGTATAATTCCCTGTTTTAAACTTCTTCAGTACAAACCCGTTTTTATCTTCAAACATATAATGAGGTTTGAATTTATACATCAGAACATTCTTCTCAATGACATCCTTAACACTTCTATCTAATCTAAGGTTAAATCCGAACTCTAAATTGGTAATCTTCGTATCAGAAAAATCATAATCGGGAAACTCATTCCTCAATTCATCCAATGTCTGCGTCAAATCACAATAAGAAAAATCATTGTAATTATGCTCTTTTCCTTCGGTCAAAAAATTATGATATTGATGTATTGAATTTTCAATATAAGCAGTATGTGAGTGAACTACATAAACCATTGAACCTACTTCCCCTTTAATCGGATAATATGAAGCATTAGTATTATCATTCTTTAAATCCTCACTATTAATAGTACAGTCAAAATCTCCTCTTTTCTTCACCAGACTTTCAAAAAAATACTTATCCTTAAAATAAACTCTCAAATTATCCTGCATGACTTCTATTTTTAGGTTTAACAGATAATAGAGCTTGTTGTGCTTCTTTCTCAATCTCAGACTTTGATTTTATTCTGCCTTCCTGAATGTAGTTTAATATATCTACTTTGAGATAAAAACATTTTTTTCCTCTTTTGCAGTATGGAATCTCATTTCTAGAGTTCATGCCATATAAGGCTTGTTTTCCTATACCTAGAATCTTTGCTGTTTGCTCCAATGTATAAAACAATTCTTCATCTTTGGAATAACTCAATGATTCTTTGATTTTTTCTAATTCTTCCTGTACTGTAATTTTAATATTTTCTACTAATTCTTCAAAAATATTATGCTGTATCTGCATTGTTAACTCTTTCATAACACGAAGATATTGCAGATTTTCGGGGCACTAAAAAGTGTTAAAAATATTTTAACCCACCTATGTAAAACAGCCTAATGAAAAAGGAAGAACTGACATTTTAAAAAGCTTCAACAAATCCGTTTAAGAACCTAAAATCAATTGTAGATTTCAGGACTTTTTGACAACCATTCAAGATATAAGATTATCAATTTTTGGTCTATTTTTCTATGAGATTCATTTTTGAACTCTGCCCATGTAAAAAAATGTTGTTCAGATAAAGGCATTTCACTAAAAGATATTAATGATGTTCCTGATTTTCTTTCAGGTTTTAGTCTTTCCAACTGTATTCTTATGGTATTACACATTTCTAAAATAGGTTCATACCTGTTATGTTTGAGAACTCGTTGAATATCTTTGATTGTGAGTTTAGAAGAACCACTTAGGATACAATTAACCGCAAGAACCCAATAATAAATAGGAAGTCTACTCCTGTTCATAATAGTACCAACTTTTAAAGAAGTTCTTAATCCACATTCTTTGCATTCAAATACAGTTTTATCCTGCTTCCAATAATACTCCGAACTGTCGCATCTCCTACAAACAATCCCTTGTTTTTCCTTGATATCTTTTAAAAGACCAATACAAAGATTTTCATCAGGTATTTTTATAAAATGATAACCAACTATCATAAAAAGTCTGTAATCTTATTTATGATTGCCTCTTTATTGGCATCATCAAAACCACTTAAATAATTTTTTGTAGTCTTTATATCACTATGTCCTAAATACTCTCCTATTAACTCTATATTAGCTCCAGAATTTAAAGCCATTGTAGAAAAACTATGCCTAGCCCAGTAAGAAGAAATTTCTTCTGTTATTTCATTGGCTTTTGCAAGAATTTTGATGTGGTCATTAACAAACCTCGTAAAGTTTTCAATCTTTCTTACCTTTTCTGTGGCTGTATCATCTTTTGAAAGAATATTAAAAACATAGTCTTCAGGGCTTGTTTCTTCGTTTTGGTATTTACTTATAATAGCTTTGGAAAAAGGCGTAAGTAAAACAGAAACTTCTTTAAGATTTGTTTTTTTAGTACGCTTTGTTTTTCCTCTGTAAAAAGTCAATTTGTTTTCTTCAAATGATAAATCCTTGAATTTGAGCCGAGCTATATCATTTATATTCATCCCATTACTGACATATGATAAAAACCAAAAATCCTTAGCTTTCCCTTGTTGCTCTGTTTTTGGTATAGCCTTATACAATTTTTTCAAATCGTCTTTTTTTAATGCCTTCTTAACTTTTGAAGTTGCAGGAATTTCATATTGCCCTTTACCAAAAGGATAATGTTTTTCATAAGCAGGATTTTCTAATATTGCAATATTATACATTGCTTTCAATGGCCTTAAATAAATACCTATCGTGGTATAAGACTTGCCATTATCAAGCATATATTTTTCATATTTATTTAACCATGCTTTATTGATATCGATAATATGAAGCTTTTTCACAGCATCAGGATTGGCGGGATTAAGAAAACGTTTCAATGATTTTAAACTGCTATTATAATTACTTGCAGTTTTGATTCTATCTTCACCTGTCATACCCTCAATAGCTTCTTTATAATAATCGAATATATTACTTTTATCTATAAGGTTACCGTAAAACTGTGATTCAAAATCACCAAAATTAAATGGTTCTATATGCCTTGCAATCTGTTCTGCCCTAGCTTCAATGCTTTTTAATGCTATAACTTCCTGTTGATATTTTTTTGCAGGTCTTTTATCTGTTATATTTTCAAAATCTTCTTTAGTATAATACCTATTGATATTGTAAAGCTTTGCAGATTTACGCAGTGTACTATATATCCTCAACTTAGCAGGAAACGTACCGTCAGCCGTTGCCCTCCTAGTATCATGCATAATTGATATTTTATATTCCATATTATCTAATATTTTGTTTATGCAAATTTACTGAAATAAAAAACCATTTGCACAAAATTTGCATAATAATTATATAAATTTGCATAAAATAAAAACTTAACAAACCTATAATAACATTTTAAAAATACCATTAAATAAAACAAAATGAAAACATTAGATAAATAAACACATAATAAAAAAATAAATCCCTTCTAACTGTTAATCAGAGGGTCGCTGGTTCGAGCCCAGCAGGAGGAGCAAAAGACTTACAGAAATGTGAGTCTTTTTTTGTGCTTTAATCTGAACAATTACATTGCAATGAGCTCAGAAATACAGATATTTGTAACTTACCTTAAGTTTTTATGAAGTATTGATCTGTTTTATTTA
The window above is part of the Chryseobacterium sp. MA9 genome. Proteins encoded here:
- a CDS encoding site-specific integrase; the protein is MEYKISIMHDTRRATADGTFPAKLRIYSTLRKSAKLYNINRYYTKEDFENITDKRPAKKYQQEVIALKSIEARAEQIARHIEPFNFGDFESQFYGNLIDKSNIFDYYKEAIEGMTGEDRIKTASNYNSSLKSLKRFLNPANPDAVKKLHIIDINKAWLNKYEKYMLDNGKSYTTIGIYLRPLKAMYNIAILENPAYEKHYPFGKGQYEIPATSKVKKALKKDDLKKLYKAIPKTEQQGKAKDFWFLSYVSNGMNINDIARLKFKDLSFEENKLTFYRGKTKRTKKTNLKEVSVLLTPFSKAIISKYQNEETSPEDYVFNILSKDDTATEKVRKIENFTRFVNDHIKILAKANEITEEISSYWARHSFSTMALNSGANIELIGEYLGHSDIKTTKNYLSGFDDANKEAIINKITDFL
- a CDS encoding helix-turn-helix domain-containing protein, which encodes MKELTMQIQHNIFEELVENIKITVQEELEKIKESLSYSKDEELFYTLEQTAKILGIGKQALYGMNSRNEIPYCKRGKKCFYLKVDILNYIQEGRIKSKSEIEKEAQQALLSVKPKNRSHAG
- a CDS encoding type II toxin-antitoxin system antitoxin SocA domain-containing protein, coding for MNKTLAFDYFVYQLVDWYKEAYGGGIDNDLSTLKVLKLLFFTTAIGAKKDDNSSLLDSTFNNFYALPYGHVEGDIYDDIKQKKTAYTINNYSTTGIYTETTELADEIKTKISESIAKLKSENPDLIKMSSFDLVELSHSWYSWRYYFNIAKSKGLYREAIPKEVIKSENKYFHI
- a CDS encoding transposase, producing the protein MIVGYHFIKIPDENLCIGLLKDIKEKQGIVCRRCDSSEYYWKQDKTVFECKECGLRTSLKVGTIMNRSRLPIYYWVLAVNCILSGSSKLTIKDIQRVLKHNRYEPILEMCNTIRIQLERLKPERKSGTSLISFSEMPLSEQHFFTWAEFKNESHRKIDQKLIILYLEWLSKSPEIYN